Below is a window of Cytophaga hutchinsonii ATCC 33406 DNA.
ACATAACATCCAGGTCTTCATCTATTTCATCTCTCCAGGCTAAAATTCCGCCTTCCAGATTATATAAATTTGTATACCCATGATTACTTTCAAGGAACATGATTGCATTTGCACTGCGTTTACCGCTGCGGCAGTGAATGATCACTTGTTTATCTTTTGAAATTTTATCAACGTTTTGAGGAATTGTACCCAAAGGAATTAATTCGCCTCCTATTTGAGCGGATTCAAATTCAGCAGGCTCACGTACATCAATCAATTGTATATCTGCTTTTGAATCAATCAATGCTTTCAGTTCGCTAACACTTATTTCTTTCATATGAGTCGTATTAATTTATTGGACTAAGTTACCAATTTGTTTTATGTATTCTGAATGAAGTATTATTATTTTTAAGTGAAATTTATTCGGGCTTTTCATCCTTCATGGCTTTCGTTATTTCATTCATTTTTTGAACCTTGTATTCAAAATCCCCTTTTAATTTATTCCGGATCTGATTCAACTGCTGTAAAATAGCATCAATACTATCCGGCAACGCTTCTTCCAAAACTTCGCGCATGCGTTTGGCAAACGTCGGTGATTTTCCGTTGGTTGAAATAGCAATTTTCAGATCACCTTTCTGCACGACAGAACTTAAATAGAAATCACAAAGTTCCGGTGTGTCGGCAACATTTATTA
It encodes the following:
- a CDS encoding rhodanese-like domain-containing protein — encoded protein: MKEISVSELKALIDSKADIQLIDVREPAEFESAQIGGELIPLGTIPQNVDKISKDKQVIIHCRSGKRSANAIMFLESNHGYTNLYNLEGGILAWRDEIDEDLDVM